In one window of Zingiber officinale cultivar Zhangliang chromosome 11A, Zo_v1.1, whole genome shotgun sequence DNA:
- the LOC122032391 gene encoding RNA-directed DNA methylation 4-like isoform X2: MPSGWRLMKGHIKKHSWVLEISPYLIAAQEKKHDQLRSKAIKEHEDLTRSSRFEQIWKKRGSIDEEEYSLHEKCYLYDVVRVDAEDETHQRVPKAKDAPDVDGAMLDKYLPLLREFLPQAVEEIEHYKATTEDNFVYDIYTHEVGVDTNTDNTEEYPLVQVYMEDDYDDGLSQSDYESDDSNAENNPWNDYCDEETSEDEDENESAFAYFEDSDSNYEQVASKEDDLENWRWDYR; this comes from the exons ATGCCTTCT GGTTGGAGATTGATGAAAGGCCACATAAAAAAGCATTCTTGGGTCTTGGAAATCTCTCCATATCTGATTGCGGCACAGGAAAAG AAACATGATCAATTACGGTCCAAGGCTATAAAAGAGCATGAG GATCTCACTAGAAGTTCTCGATTTGAACAAATATGGAAGAAAAGGGGAAGCATAGATGAAGAAGAATACTCTTTGCATGAAAAATGTTATTTGTATGATGTTGTTCGAGTTGATGCTGAGGATGAAACTCACCAAAGGGTGCCAAAGGCCAA AGATGCTCCTGATGTTGATGGTGCAATGTTGGATAAGTATTTACCACTTCTAAGGGAATTCCTTCCACAAGCAGTTGAAGAGATTGAACATTACAAAGCAACTACAGAAG ATAACTTTGTTTACGACATATATACCCATGAAGTGGGTGTGGACACAAACACGGATAACACTGAAGAGTATCCATT AGTGCAAGTTTATATGGAGGACGACTATGATGATGGTCTATCACAATCTGATTATGAAAGTGATGATTCAAATG CTGAAAACAATCCATGGAATGATTATTGTGATGAAGAGACGTCAGAAGATGAAGATGAGAATGAAAGTGCTTTCGCTTACTTTGAAGATTCTGACTCAAATTATGAACAAGTTGCCAGTAAAGAGGATGATCTAGAGAACTGGAGATGGGATTATCGATAA
- the LOC122032391 gene encoding RNA-directed DNA methylation 4-like isoform X1: MPSGWRLMKGHIKKHSWVLEISPYLIAAQEKQPSRNTKEFKGRSDRRSLYKPDKKHDQLRSKAIKEHEDLTRSSRFEQIWKKRGSIDEEEYSLHEKCYLYDVVRVDAEDETHQRVPKAKDAPDVDGAMLDKYLPLLREFLPQAVEEIEHYKATTEDNFVYDIYTHEVGVDTNTDNTEEYPLVQVYMEDDYDDGLSQSDYESDDSNAENNPWNDYCDEETSEDEDENESAFAYFEDSDSNYEQVASKEDDLENWRWDYR; the protein is encoded by the exons ATGCCTTCT GGTTGGAGATTGATGAAAGGCCACATAAAAAAGCATTCTTGGGTCTTGGAAATCTCTCCATATCTGATTGCGGCACAGGAAAAG CAACCTTCCAGAAATACAAAAGAATTTAAGGGGAGATCTGACCGTAGAAGTTTGTATAAACCTGATAAG AAACATGATCAATTACGGTCCAAGGCTATAAAAGAGCATGAG GATCTCACTAGAAGTTCTCGATTTGAACAAATATGGAAGAAAAGGGGAAGCATAGATGAAGAAGAATACTCTTTGCATGAAAAATGTTATTTGTATGATGTTGTTCGAGTTGATGCTGAGGATGAAACTCACCAAAGGGTGCCAAAGGCCAA AGATGCTCCTGATGTTGATGGTGCAATGTTGGATAAGTATTTACCACTTCTAAGGGAATTCCTTCCACAAGCAGTTGAAGAGATTGAACATTACAAAGCAACTACAGAAG ATAACTTTGTTTACGACATATATACCCATGAAGTGGGTGTGGACACAAACACGGATAACACTGAAGAGTATCCATT AGTGCAAGTTTATATGGAGGACGACTATGATGATGGTCTATCACAATCTGATTATGAAAGTGATGATTCAAATG CTGAAAACAATCCATGGAATGATTATTGTGATGAAGAGACGTCAGAAGATGAAGATGAGAATGAAAGTGCTTTCGCTTACTTTGAAGATTCTGACTCAAATTATGAACAAGTTGCCAGTAAAGAGGATGATCTAGAGAACTGGAGATGGGATTATCGATAA
- the LOC122032391 gene encoding RNA-directed DNA methylation 4-like isoform X3, translated as MPSQPSRNTKEFKGRSDRRSLYKPDKKHDQLRSKAIKEHEDLTRSSRFEQIWKKRGSIDEEEYSLHEKCYLYDVVRVDAEDETHQRVPKAKDAPDVDGAMLDKYLPLLREFLPQAVEEIEHYKATTEDNFVYDIYTHEVGVDTNTDNTEEYPLVQVYMEDDYDDGLSQSDYESDDSNAENNPWNDYCDEETSEDEDENESAFAYFEDSDSNYEQVASKEDDLENWRWDYR; from the exons ATGCCTTCT CAACCTTCCAGAAATACAAAAGAATTTAAGGGGAGATCTGACCGTAGAAGTTTGTATAAACCTGATAAG AAACATGATCAATTACGGTCCAAGGCTATAAAAGAGCATGAG GATCTCACTAGAAGTTCTCGATTTGAACAAATATGGAAGAAAAGGGGAAGCATAGATGAAGAAGAATACTCTTTGCATGAAAAATGTTATTTGTATGATGTTGTTCGAGTTGATGCTGAGGATGAAACTCACCAAAGGGTGCCAAAGGCCAA AGATGCTCCTGATGTTGATGGTGCAATGTTGGATAAGTATTTACCACTTCTAAGGGAATTCCTTCCACAAGCAGTTGAAGAGATTGAACATTACAAAGCAACTACAGAAG ATAACTTTGTTTACGACATATATACCCATGAAGTGGGTGTGGACACAAACACGGATAACACTGAAGAGTATCCATT AGTGCAAGTTTATATGGAGGACGACTATGATGATGGTCTATCACAATCTGATTATGAAAGTGATGATTCAAATG CTGAAAACAATCCATGGAATGATTATTGTGATGAAGAGACGTCAGAAGATGAAGATGAGAATGAAAGTGCTTTCGCTTACTTTGAAGATTCTGACTCAAATTATGAACAAGTTGCCAGTAAAGAGGATGATCTAGAGAACTGGAGATGGGATTATCGATAA